A genomic stretch from Primulina huaijiensis isolate GDHJ02 chromosome 14, ASM1229523v2, whole genome shotgun sequence includes:
- the LOC140957652 gene encoding large ribosomal subunit protein uL3-like gives MSHRKFEHPRHGSLGFLPRKRASRHRGKVKAFPKDDPTKACRLTAFLGYKAGMTHVVREVEKPGSKLHKKETCEAVTIIEAPPMIVVGLVGYVKTPRGLRCLNTVWAQHLNEEVKRRFYKNWCKSKKKAFTKYSKKLDTEEGKKDIEAQLEKMKKYCSVIRVLAHTQIRKMKGLKQKKAHLMEIQVNGGDVVKKVDFAYNFFEKQVPVDAVFQKDEMIDIIGVTKGKGYEGVVTRWGVTRLPRKTHRGLRKVACIGAWHPARVSFTVARAGQNGYHHRTEMNKKIYKLGKSGHESHAAMTEFDRTEKDITPMGGFPHFGVVKDDYLMIKGCCVGPKKRVVTLRQSLLNQTSRVALEEIKLKFIDTSSKFGHGRFQTTQEKAKFFGQIKA, from the exons ATGTCTCACCGAAAGTTTGAGCATCCAAGACATGGATCTTTGGGATTTCTTCCAAGGAAAAGGGCATCTCGTCACAGAGGAAAAG TCAAGGCATTCCCAAAAGATGATCCCACTAAAGCTTGCAGATTGACTGCTTTCCTTGGATATAAAGCTGGAATGACACATGTTGTGCGTGAGGTTGAAAAACCGGGATCAA AACTTCACAAGAAAGAAACATGTGAAGCTGTAACTATCATAGAAGCTCCACCAATGATAGTTGTTGGACTTGTCGGCTATGTTAAAACACCTCGTGGCCTTCGTTGTCTGAATACTGTCTGGGCACAGCATCTTAATGAGGAGGTCAAGAGGAGATTCTACAAGAACTGGTGCAAGTCTAAAAAGAAGGCTTTCACCAAGTATTCAAAGAAGTTAGATACTGAAGAAGGGAAGAAGGATATTGAAGCTCAGTTAGAGAAAATGAAGAAGTACTGCTCTGTCATTCGGGTGTTGGCTCATACACAG ATTCGGAAGATGAAGGGACTAAAGCAGAAGAAAGCCCACTTGATGGAGATTCAAGTCAATGGTGGAGATGTTGTGAAGAAAGTTGATTTTGCTTATAACTTTTTTGAAAAGCAGGTTCCTGTTGATGCGGTATTCCAGAAAGATGAAATGATTGACATTATTGGAGTTACGAAGGGTAAGGGATATGAGGGTGTGGTGACCCGTTGGGGTGTCACCCGCCTACCTCGCAAGACTCACCGTGGGCTTCGCAAGGTTGCCTGTATTGGTGCCTGGCACCCTGCCAGGGTTTCCTTCACAGTTGCCCGGGCTGGGCAAAATGGGTACCATCACCGGACAGAGatgaacaagaaaatttacaaaCTGGGAAAGTCTGGACATGAATCTCACGCTGCTATGACGGAGTTTGATAG GACTGAGAAGGATATCACACCAATGGGAGGATTTCCTCACTTTGGTGTGGTCAAGGACGACTATCTCATGATAAAGGGCTGCTGCGTGGGGCCAAAGAAGCGTGTCGTCACATTAAGGcaatcattgttgaaccagacTTCTAGAGTTGCATTGGAGGAGATCAAACTGAAATTCATCGATACATCCTCAAAATTTGGTCATGGTCGCTTCCAGACAACACAGGAGAAAGCCAAATTCTTTGGCCAAATCAAGGCTTAG
- the LOC140957744 gene encoding glyoxylase I 4-like — protein MGKEMNVDEVDRFLNNTDDNDNDNDNDDDDITVLPLLSLNHVSFVCKSVKKSVEFYTQVLGFVLIKRPSSFDFEGAWLFNHGIGIHLLETENVTSKKGKINPKDNHISFQCSDMDLIISLLEEMKIEYVKAIVRENGIIVDQIFFHDPDGYMIEICNCQNIPILPISSCPLKRITNPTSSPINSSSDLFGKVQYCCGEAEALMMENLAMDMLNISI, from the exons ATGGGGAAAGAGATGAACGTCGATGAAGTCGACCGGTTTTTGAATAATACAGatgataatgataatgataatgataatgatgatgatgatattaCGGTCTTGCCTTTGTTATCGTTAAATCATGTATCGTTTGTGTGCAAATCGGTGAAAAAGTCTGTTGAATTTTACACACAAGTTCTAGGATTCGTGCTTATCAAGCGCCCGTCGTCCTTCGATTTCGAAGGAGCCTG GTTGTTCAACCATGGGATCGGAATCCATTTACTGGAGACGGAGAACGTGACGTCGAAAAAAGGCAAGATCAATCCGAAAGACAATCACATCTCATTCCAATGCTCAGATATGGATCTCATCATCAGTCTATTGGAAGAGATGAAGATTGAGTATGTGAAAGCAATAGTAAGGGAGAATGGGATAATTGTGGACCAAATCTTCTTCCATGATCCAGATGGATACATGATTGAGATTTGCAATTGCCAAAACATACCAATACTCCCAATCTCATCTTGCCCCCTCAAAAGGATTACGAATCCCACTTCTAGTCCCATCAATTCAAGCTCTGATCTCTTTG GGAAAGTGCAATACTGCTGCGGAGAAGCTGAGGCCTTGATGATGGAGAATTTGGCTATGGACATGTTGAATATTTCTATATAa
- the LOC140957036 gene encoding uncharacterized protein isoform X1, giving the protein MAGEKDIKKSEQTALDQISDSSIKLPEKDMVKDGGQSDSVTSVSGVKGAIDHSPVSEQGAYYPPTSCYDYYYPVGYNGTFTQSADKGYFNAAGSPYTGIQSDNNTSLLYYVPGYSPYPTGYVGADGKQAFTSSEYLRQPIPYGSEAFSSYTYDSTYTGNGLSGTAARSANMKSLMTPSGSGKSNGFSAMKTNNNYSGKTSPLHFNSKFQQQSASKFSKSMYQNNPINPLNKFGSGYQSTGLMRREVHPTGKFSMITDQNRRYYLQQGPASYQSNGREWNNNFRQKHRENFSRSGEFESSTELTRGPRGDNRNDPMKLPTEVEMPAPAIERSVYNSKDFQIEYVNAKFYVIKSYSEDDIHKCVKYGVWSSTPNGNKKLDAAFHEADGKAKETGVKCPVFLFFSVNGSGQFVGVAEMIGKVDFSKNMDFWQLDKWNGFFPIKWHIIKDIPNTLLRHIILENNENRAVTYSRDTQEVGLKEGLEILGIFKNYSEKTSVLDDFNFYENREKSLKAKRNAKQVSQPQTNGFNRGDFEMHLEAAGATGEKSVNTNLPDPSSLVSLTKNLSINSQTAKSST; this is encoded by the exons ATGGCTGGAGAGAAGGATATTAAAAAGT CTGAGCAGACTGCTCTTGATCAGATTTCTGATTCCTCCATCAAACTTCCAGAAAAGGATATG GTGAAAGATGGAGGACAGTCGGACTCCGTTACATCTGTATCTGGAGTCAAAGGAGCGATTGATCACTCGCCAGTGTCAGAGCAGGGTGCCTATTATCCACCTACCAGCTGTTATGATTACTATTATCCAG tagGATACAACGGTACCTTTACGCAGTCAGCAGACAAAGGTTATTTTAACGCGGCAGGTAGTCCTTACACG GGTATTCAATCAGATAATAATACTTCACTCCTGTATTATGTTCCTGGCTATAGTCCATATCCGACTGGATATGTTGGCGCTGATGGAAAGCAAGCATTTACTTCATCCGAATACCTTCGACAACCAATCCCATATGGGTCAGAAGCCTTTTCAAGCTACACATATGATTCAACCTACACCGGAAATGGCTTGAGTGGGACAGCTGCTAGATCAGCAAATATGAAGTCTTTGATGACACCGAGTGGCTCTGGCAAGTCAAATGGATTTAGCGCCATGAAAACAAACAACAATTATTCCGGAAAAACTTCACCTCTgcattttaattcaaaattccAACAGCAGTctgcttcaaaattttcaaagtcCATGTATCAGAACAATCCTATAAATCCGCTAAACAAG TTTGGTTCTGGTTACCAATCTACTGGTCTGATGAGGAGGGAAGTTCATCCGACTGGAAAATTCTCAATGATTACTGACCAAAACCGACGATATTACTTGCAACAAGGTCCCGCTAGTTACCAATCTAATGGTAGAGAATGGAATAACAACTTCAGGCAGAAACATAGAGAAAATTTCAGCCGAAGTGGAGAATTTGAAAGCTCAACAGAGCTTACTCGAGGCCCTCGGGGTGACAATAGGAATGATCCAATGAAGTTACCCACGGAGGTTGAAATGCCAGCCCCGGCTATTGAAAGGAGTGTATATAACTCGAAAGATTTTCAGATTGAATACGTTAATGCCAAGTTTTACGTCATCAAATCTTACAGTGAGGATGACATTCACAAATGCGTCAAATATGGTGTGTGGTCAAGTACTCCAAATGGGAACAAGAAACTGGATGCTGCTTTCCATGAAGCAGACGGTAAAGCAAAGGAAACAGGTGTGAAATGTCCCGTCTTCCTATTTTTTTCG GTTAATGGGAGTGGACAATTTGTGGGTGTTGCTGAGATGATTGGGAAGGTAGATTTCAGCAAAAATATGGACTTTTGGCAGCTCGATAAGTGGAATGGTTTCTTTCCAATAAAGTGGCACATAATTAAAGACATCCCTAACACGCTGCTGCGACACATTATCCTTGAGAACAATGAGAACAGAGCTGTAACTTATAGTAGGGATACTCAAGAG GTTGGATTGAAAGAAGGGCTTGAAATTCTAGGCATATTCAAGAATTACTCTGAAAAGACGTCTGTGCTAGACGACTTCAATTTCTATGAGAATCGGGAGAAGTCACTGAAAGCTAAGAGGAATGCCAAACAAGTTTCTCAACCTCAAACAAATGGTTTTAACAGAGGAGATTTTGAG ATGCATTTGGAGGCAGCAGGGGCGACTGGCGAAAAATCTGTAAATACGAACCTGCCAGATCCTTCATCTCTTGTTTCTTTAACGAAAAATCTCTCGATCAATTCCCAAACAGCGAAGAGTAGTACATAA
- the LOC140957494 gene encoding uncharacterized protein isoform X1: MTDRESSPLTEIRNQRPEALGRPSKLAKIEAEDFSDAEEEEAEKRVIIDKDMNPNPKRIQRYLLAIEYIGSRFSGAQQQSSCRTVVGVLEEAFKKFIGQPVSIFCSSRTDAGVHALSNVCHVDVERISKRKPDEVLPPHEPSVVKRAVNHFLQKNEGDIMVLDVRCVPSDFHARYRAQERTYFYRLLSGNEPLSTFEKDRAWHVPEEFDLVSMQQACQVLVGRHDFSSFRAAACQAKSPVRTLDELTVTEVASSPYFPSGLKRELSGETNQGFGSQKGHRCFVVTARARSFLYHQVFLMFYKYLSHVLVYPLNSIIIRNTSARGKIHVSWLQITVVLLLYQIFNRLDYLLVF, translated from the exons ATGACTGATAGAGAATCGAGTCCATTAACTGAAATTCGAAATCAACGGCCGGAAGCACTCGGAAGACCGTCGAAATTGGCGAAAATCGAAGCTGAAGATTTCTCCGACGCGGAGGAGGAAGAAGCCGAGAAGAGAGTGATAATTGATAAGGACATGAATCCAAACCCGAAGAGGATTCAGAGATATTTGTTGGCGATTGAGTACATCGGATCTCGATTTTCCGGGGCACAGCAGCAGTCATCTTGTAGAACCGTTGTCGGTGTGCTCGAG GAGgcgtttaaaaaatttatagggCAGCCGGTTTCCATTTTTTGCTCTAGCAGAACT GACGCAGGCGTTCATGCATTATCTAATGTCTGTCATGTAGATGTTGAGAGGATAAGTAAAAGAAAACCTGATGAAGTG TTACCTCCACATGAACCTTCAGTTGTTAAAAGAGCGGTCAATCATTTTTTACAG AAGAACGAAGGTGATATAATGGTGTTAGATGTTAGGTGTGTTCCATCTGATTTTCATGCTCGCTACAGAGCTCAGGAACGGAC GTATTTCTATAGATTGTTATCTGGTAATGAGCCTTTGTCAACCTTTGAGAAAGATCGAGCTTGGCATGTCCCTGAGGAATTTGATCTAGTTTCCATGCAG CAAGCATGCCAAGTACTTGTTGGACGCCATGATTTTAGTTCTTTCAGAGCTGCAGCATGCCAG GCTAAATCACCTGTCAGAACGTTGGATGAACTAACTGTAACAGAGGTTGCTTCAAGCCCATATTTTCCATCAGGGTTGAAGAGGGAACTTAGTGGAGAGACTAATCAAGGATTTGGCTCCCAAAAAGGTCACAGGTGCTTTGTTGTTACTGCGCGAGCACGTTCTTTCCTTTATCATCAggtatttttaatgttttataaatatttgtctCATGTGCTGGTCTACCCACTGAATTCTATCATTATCCGAAATACAAGTGCTAGAGGCAAAATACATGTGTCTTGGCTGCAGATAACAGTTGTGTTATTGTTGTATCAAATTTTTAACAGGTTAGATTACTTGTTGGTGTTCTGA
- the LOC140957036 gene encoding uncharacterized protein isoform X3, with product MVKDGGQSDSVTSVSGVKGAIDHSPVSEQGAYYPPTSCYDYYYPVGYNGTFTQSADKGYFNAAGSPYTGIQSDNNTSLLYYVPGYSPYPTGYVGADGKQAFTSSEYLRQPIPYGSEAFSSYTYDSTYTGNGLSGTAARSANMKSLMTPSGSGKSNGFSAMKTNNNYSGKTSPLHFNSKFQQQSASKFSKSMYQNNPINPLNKFGSGYQSTGLMRREVHPTGKFSMITDQNRRYYLQQGPASYQSNGREWNNNFRQKHRENFSRSGEFESSTELTRGPRGDNRNDPMKLPTEVEMPAPAIERSVYNSKDFQIEYVNAKFYVIKSYSEDDIHKCVKYGVWSSTPNGNKKLDAAFHEADGKAKETGVKCPVFLFFSVNGSGQFVGVAEMIGKVDFSKNMDFWQLDKWNGFFPIKWHIIKDIPNTLLRHIILENNENRAVTYSRDTQEVGLKEGLEILGIFKNYSEKTSVLDDFNFYENREKSLKAKRNAKQVSQPQTNGFNRGDFEMHLEAAGATGEKSVNTNLPDPSSLVSLTKNLSINSQTAKSST from the exons ATG GTGAAAGATGGAGGACAGTCGGACTCCGTTACATCTGTATCTGGAGTCAAAGGAGCGATTGATCACTCGCCAGTGTCAGAGCAGGGTGCCTATTATCCACCTACCAGCTGTTATGATTACTATTATCCAG tagGATACAACGGTACCTTTACGCAGTCAGCAGACAAAGGTTATTTTAACGCGGCAGGTAGTCCTTACACG GGTATTCAATCAGATAATAATACTTCACTCCTGTATTATGTTCCTGGCTATAGTCCATATCCGACTGGATATGTTGGCGCTGATGGAAAGCAAGCATTTACTTCATCCGAATACCTTCGACAACCAATCCCATATGGGTCAGAAGCCTTTTCAAGCTACACATATGATTCAACCTACACCGGAAATGGCTTGAGTGGGACAGCTGCTAGATCAGCAAATATGAAGTCTTTGATGACACCGAGTGGCTCTGGCAAGTCAAATGGATTTAGCGCCATGAAAACAAACAACAATTATTCCGGAAAAACTTCACCTCTgcattttaattcaaaattccAACAGCAGTctgcttcaaaattttcaaagtcCATGTATCAGAACAATCCTATAAATCCGCTAAACAAG TTTGGTTCTGGTTACCAATCTACTGGTCTGATGAGGAGGGAAGTTCATCCGACTGGAAAATTCTCAATGATTACTGACCAAAACCGACGATATTACTTGCAACAAGGTCCCGCTAGTTACCAATCTAATGGTAGAGAATGGAATAACAACTTCAGGCAGAAACATAGAGAAAATTTCAGCCGAAGTGGAGAATTTGAAAGCTCAACAGAGCTTACTCGAGGCCCTCGGGGTGACAATAGGAATGATCCAATGAAGTTACCCACGGAGGTTGAAATGCCAGCCCCGGCTATTGAAAGGAGTGTATATAACTCGAAAGATTTTCAGATTGAATACGTTAATGCCAAGTTTTACGTCATCAAATCTTACAGTGAGGATGACATTCACAAATGCGTCAAATATGGTGTGTGGTCAAGTACTCCAAATGGGAACAAGAAACTGGATGCTGCTTTCCATGAAGCAGACGGTAAAGCAAAGGAAACAGGTGTGAAATGTCCCGTCTTCCTATTTTTTTCG GTTAATGGGAGTGGACAATTTGTGGGTGTTGCTGAGATGATTGGGAAGGTAGATTTCAGCAAAAATATGGACTTTTGGCAGCTCGATAAGTGGAATGGTTTCTTTCCAATAAAGTGGCACATAATTAAAGACATCCCTAACACGCTGCTGCGACACATTATCCTTGAGAACAATGAGAACAGAGCTGTAACTTATAGTAGGGATACTCAAGAG GTTGGATTGAAAGAAGGGCTTGAAATTCTAGGCATATTCAAGAATTACTCTGAAAAGACGTCTGTGCTAGACGACTTCAATTTCTATGAGAATCGGGAGAAGTCACTGAAAGCTAAGAGGAATGCCAAACAAGTTTCTCAACCTCAAACAAATGGTTTTAACAGAGGAGATTTTGAG ATGCATTTGGAGGCAGCAGGGGCGACTGGCGAAAAATCTGTAAATACGAACCTGCCAGATCCTTCATCTCTTGTTTCTTTAACGAAAAATCTCTCGATCAATTCCCAAACAGCGAAGAGTAGTACATAA
- the LOC140957036 gene encoding uncharacterized protein isoform X2, whose amino-acid sequence MAGEKDIKKSEQTALDQISDSSIKLPEKDMVKDGGQSDSVTSVSGVKGAIDHSPVSEQGAYYPPTSCYDYYYPGYNGTFTQSADKGYFNAAGSPYTGIQSDNNTSLLYYVPGYSPYPTGYVGADGKQAFTSSEYLRQPIPYGSEAFSSYTYDSTYTGNGLSGTAARSANMKSLMTPSGSGKSNGFSAMKTNNNYSGKTSPLHFNSKFQQQSASKFSKSMYQNNPINPLNKFGSGYQSTGLMRREVHPTGKFSMITDQNRRYYLQQGPASYQSNGREWNNNFRQKHRENFSRSGEFESSTELTRGPRGDNRNDPMKLPTEVEMPAPAIERSVYNSKDFQIEYVNAKFYVIKSYSEDDIHKCVKYGVWSSTPNGNKKLDAAFHEADGKAKETGVKCPVFLFFSVNGSGQFVGVAEMIGKVDFSKNMDFWQLDKWNGFFPIKWHIIKDIPNTLLRHIILENNENRAVTYSRDTQEVGLKEGLEILGIFKNYSEKTSVLDDFNFYENREKSLKAKRNAKQVSQPQTNGFNRGDFEMHLEAAGATGEKSVNTNLPDPSSLVSLTKNLSINSQTAKSST is encoded by the exons ATGGCTGGAGAGAAGGATATTAAAAAGT CTGAGCAGACTGCTCTTGATCAGATTTCTGATTCCTCCATCAAACTTCCAGAAAAGGATATG GTGAAAGATGGAGGACAGTCGGACTCCGTTACATCTGTATCTGGAGTCAAAGGAGCGATTGATCACTCGCCAGTGTCAGAGCAGGGTGCCTATTATCCACCTACCAGCTGTTATGATTACTATTATCCAG GATACAACGGTACCTTTACGCAGTCAGCAGACAAAGGTTATTTTAACGCGGCAGGTAGTCCTTACACG GGTATTCAATCAGATAATAATACTTCACTCCTGTATTATGTTCCTGGCTATAGTCCATATCCGACTGGATATGTTGGCGCTGATGGAAAGCAAGCATTTACTTCATCCGAATACCTTCGACAACCAATCCCATATGGGTCAGAAGCCTTTTCAAGCTACACATATGATTCAACCTACACCGGAAATGGCTTGAGTGGGACAGCTGCTAGATCAGCAAATATGAAGTCTTTGATGACACCGAGTGGCTCTGGCAAGTCAAATGGATTTAGCGCCATGAAAACAAACAACAATTATTCCGGAAAAACTTCACCTCTgcattttaattcaaaattccAACAGCAGTctgcttcaaaattttcaaagtcCATGTATCAGAACAATCCTATAAATCCGCTAAACAAG TTTGGTTCTGGTTACCAATCTACTGGTCTGATGAGGAGGGAAGTTCATCCGACTGGAAAATTCTCAATGATTACTGACCAAAACCGACGATATTACTTGCAACAAGGTCCCGCTAGTTACCAATCTAATGGTAGAGAATGGAATAACAACTTCAGGCAGAAACATAGAGAAAATTTCAGCCGAAGTGGAGAATTTGAAAGCTCAACAGAGCTTACTCGAGGCCCTCGGGGTGACAATAGGAATGATCCAATGAAGTTACCCACGGAGGTTGAAATGCCAGCCCCGGCTATTGAAAGGAGTGTATATAACTCGAAAGATTTTCAGATTGAATACGTTAATGCCAAGTTTTACGTCATCAAATCTTACAGTGAGGATGACATTCACAAATGCGTCAAATATGGTGTGTGGTCAAGTACTCCAAATGGGAACAAGAAACTGGATGCTGCTTTCCATGAAGCAGACGGTAAAGCAAAGGAAACAGGTGTGAAATGTCCCGTCTTCCTATTTTTTTCG GTTAATGGGAGTGGACAATTTGTGGGTGTTGCTGAGATGATTGGGAAGGTAGATTTCAGCAAAAATATGGACTTTTGGCAGCTCGATAAGTGGAATGGTTTCTTTCCAATAAAGTGGCACATAATTAAAGACATCCCTAACACGCTGCTGCGACACATTATCCTTGAGAACAATGAGAACAGAGCTGTAACTTATAGTAGGGATACTCAAGAG GTTGGATTGAAAGAAGGGCTTGAAATTCTAGGCATATTCAAGAATTACTCTGAAAAGACGTCTGTGCTAGACGACTTCAATTTCTATGAGAATCGGGAGAAGTCACTGAAAGCTAAGAGGAATGCCAAACAAGTTTCTCAACCTCAAACAAATGGTTTTAACAGAGGAGATTTTGAG ATGCATTTGGAGGCAGCAGGGGCGACTGGCGAAAAATCTGTAAATACGAACCTGCCAGATCCTTCATCTCTTGTTTCTTTAACGAAAAATCTCTCGATCAATTCCCAAACAGCGAAGAGTAGTACATAA
- the LOC140957494 gene encoding uncharacterized protein isoform X2, which yields MTDRESSPLTEIRNQRPEALGRPSKLAKIEAEDFSDAEEEEAEKRVIIDKDMNPNPKRIQRYLLAIEYIGSRFSGAQQQSSCRTVVGVLEEAFKKFIGQPVSIFCSSRTDAGVHALSNVCHVDVERISKRKPDEVLPPHEPSVVKRAVNHFLQKNEGDIMVLDVRCVPSDFHARYRAQERTYFYRLLSGNEPLSTFEKDRAWHVPEEFDLVSMQQACQVLVGRHDFSSFRAAACQAKSPVRTLDELTVTEVASSPYFPSGLKRELSGETNQGFGSQKGHRCFVVTARARSFLYHQVRLLVGVLKSVGAGDLTTIDVEQILKAKDVSAASPMAPACGLYLGHVKYDLPSET from the exons ATGACTGATAGAGAATCGAGTCCATTAACTGAAATTCGAAATCAACGGCCGGAAGCACTCGGAAGACCGTCGAAATTGGCGAAAATCGAAGCTGAAGATTTCTCCGACGCGGAGGAGGAAGAAGCCGAGAAGAGAGTGATAATTGATAAGGACATGAATCCAAACCCGAAGAGGATTCAGAGATATTTGTTGGCGATTGAGTACATCGGATCTCGATTTTCCGGGGCACAGCAGCAGTCATCTTGTAGAACCGTTGTCGGTGTGCTCGAG GAGgcgtttaaaaaatttatagggCAGCCGGTTTCCATTTTTTGCTCTAGCAGAACT GACGCAGGCGTTCATGCATTATCTAATGTCTGTCATGTAGATGTTGAGAGGATAAGTAAAAGAAAACCTGATGAAGTG TTACCTCCACATGAACCTTCAGTTGTTAAAAGAGCGGTCAATCATTTTTTACAG AAGAACGAAGGTGATATAATGGTGTTAGATGTTAGGTGTGTTCCATCTGATTTTCATGCTCGCTACAGAGCTCAGGAACGGAC GTATTTCTATAGATTGTTATCTGGTAATGAGCCTTTGTCAACCTTTGAGAAAGATCGAGCTTGGCATGTCCCTGAGGAATTTGATCTAGTTTCCATGCAG CAAGCATGCCAAGTACTTGTTGGACGCCATGATTTTAGTTCTTTCAGAGCTGCAGCATGCCAG GCTAAATCACCTGTCAGAACGTTGGATGAACTAACTGTAACAGAGGTTGCTTCAAGCCCATATTTTCCATCAGGGTTGAAGAGGGAACTTAGTGGAGAGACTAATCAAGGATTTGGCTCCCAAAAAGGTCACAGGTGCTTTGTTGTTACTGCGCGAGCACGTTCTTTCCTTTATCATCAg GTTAGATTACTTGTTGGTGTTCTGAAATCTGTGGGCGCAGGTGATCTCACCACCATAGACG TCGAGCAAATTCTCAAAGCAAAGGATGTGAGTGCTGCAAGTCCTATGGCGCCGGCATGTGGTCTTTACTTAGGACATGTCAAGTATGACCTCCCTTCAGAAACATGA